Proteins from a single region of Chlorocebus sabaeus isolate Y175 chromosome 7, mChlSab1.0.hap1, whole genome shotgun sequence:
- the LOC140711995 gene encoding small ribosomal subunit protein uS2-like — protein sequence MSGALDVLQMKEEDVLKFLAAGTHLGGTNLDFQMEQYIYKRKSDGIYIINLKRTWEKLLLAARAIVAIENPADVSVISSRNTGQRAVLKFAAATGATPIAGRFTPGTFTNQIQAAFREPRLLVVTDPRADHQPLMEASYVNLPTIALCNTDSHLRYVDIAIPCNNKGAHSVGLMWWMLAREVLRMRGTISREHPWEVMPDLCFYRDPEEIEKEEQAAAEKAVTKEEFQGEWTAPAPEFTATQPEVVDWSEGVQVPSVPIQQFPTEDWSAQPATEDWSAAPTAQATEWVGATTEWS from the coding sequence ATGTCCGGAGCCCTTGATGTCCTTCAAATGAAGGAGGAGGATGTCCTTAAGTTCCTTGCAGCAGGAACCCACTTAGGTGGCACCAATCTTGACTTCCAGATGGAACAGTACATCTATAAAAGGAAAAGTGATGGCATCTACATCATAAATCTGAAGAGGACCTGGGAGAAGCTTCTGCTGGCGGCTCGTGCCATTGTTGCCATTGAAAACCCTGCTGATGTCAGTGTTATATCCTCCAGGAATACTGGCCAGAGGGCCGTGCTGAAGTTTGCTGCTGCCACTGGAGCCACTCCAATTGCTGGCCGCTTCACTCCTGGAACCTTCACTAACCAGATCCAGGCAGCCTTCCGGGAGCCACGGCTTCTTGTGGTTACTGACCCCAGGGCTGACCACCAGCCTCTCATGGAGGCATCTTATGTTAACCTACCTACCATTGCTCTGTGTAACACAGATTCTCATCTGCGCTATGTGGACATTGCCATCCCATGCAACAACAAAGGAGCTCACTCAGTGGGTTTGATGTGGTGGATGCTGGCTCGGGAAGTTCTGCGCATGCGTGGCACTATTTCCCGTGAACACCCGTGGGAGGTCATGCCTGATCTCTGCTTCTACAGAGATCCTGAAGagattgaaaaagaagagcaggcTGCTGCTGAAAAGGCAGTGACCAAGGAGGAATTTCAGGGTGAATGGACTGCTCCAGCTCCTGAGTTCACTGCTACTCAGCCTGAGGTTGTAGACTGGTCTGAAGGTGTGCAGGTGCCCTCTGTGCCTATTCAGCAGTTCCCTACTGAAGACTGGAGTGCTCAGCCTGCCACGGAAgactggtctgcagctcccactgCTCAGGCCACTGAATGGGTAGGAGCAACCACTGAATGGTCTTAA